One Plasmodium cynomolgi strain B DNA, chromosome 12, whole genome shotgun sequence genomic region harbors:
- a CDS encoding hypothetical protein (putative) — protein sequence MSSFMSIVKHKRECIQIYMAMSLRKISDIVDVIGKKYLCFQESNEFERSKMQNGFGSNGKGIQNGGTSALYNNKKKKKIIKMNITLSKGRQTQGGNLKDCFEMINQKNGTSLIPQSRSPKGGTFADGHFAHSTSKKETQGKAELKSPAQEGNKPSRCTNLKSDISPYGKRTKPVTDGSSSRRNIHSNDNNKYIKIFLIYYFEKLCFRDNYNLFLNKKYSIEMCSLTLHFIISFIDHFVKKKRSRGNNSRKKNNAIFLELNKYIYFAKLLMNVLLSNSETRVEQTSRRNVSRGNVWEDMKSFQNLNGRLHEPNFFSSIYLSVYNMYDSIAQILYVKKSASDKIGKLLQGDNTLDNASSRGEQNGHVNGAAEGETTPQLKSKGDKKSSKWNNGVSLPPDESFRISNGGTSQMVGKPSTICEEGGITKGRSVKMSDPSNSDRSKLIIRGSNLGVRETGQGSYIASNNKMDNAQNIRNLVFYLCYCFIVNTKRKKKALPYFYMKDVLYREVATSNKLLCAERPFDSVIYDILKSNDLSTVIYYIYMKKYEFFLNFLLLYFNYNLLHNFLQSNRDDFVRTFVYGVARGGANSGGNEANSKDVPQGEKKPTRDMTTKQATEQATKQATKQATKQATKQTTKQTTKQTTKLKIKIKVKTNEQTKERKGEYNALFNKLLSAIINDSGITINRGETHNCSPFIDYLFKAEGGNASLIGKENERLIIRKSGVASGEIATSWNSTNGIANGGYEPNGEIGCTDKCSVVKGNHNRDEVQRGKMNCPYDSPGMNSTRNRVIEELSMYSPHKMKFEERKNTLKNTILKIYKMYDTLNDSFTKLKNEIQVKNINTFLHFQNDIKRILKKNLVSVIMEVYKLVMEDKEECNSHFKGNVMNHLVSNAKIPFCFIHLNPHKMVINYYGIIIYRLLCNNIDTYLNVCVRILKVLCVDVLKFLKKIALNTLKKYIRNKLLLFLRKNGCTFSVADKRAIKFVAILELFYRNSSYVAEYNNAYTDYMLKRNVFNLYHSAAFLGALKKKLHHSSHNYVHERIYKEKSPLRVLTLLNMFDASNIGNTQFVNHFDHASHLYVPFVIQNFFNTYYVQGGREMRGEEAMGRKKRDKMRDKKWDKMKDNKRERNKAHSQGAKTIISHSSLNWINTKRRDTRKCHLVRMKRGYLIKIGHNGRMNNKLRHTRRDQVAIRRSNKRGPPIWGRKKKLNMHTNEYIKIYEPRHTTDLFFENLEGLPLEGSKQMIDIMSHLGGTDRDDITPEWNLPSGGQNEKSTKIAANDEVQFNSTMVNAARSESKKNPSWEEKHSSKISCCYYTSRRGNNNVVTFNMAKNWMKLKGEEVDDLTIISYKNFSSNVISERSNLLLREKDSYRSCQKKGKGYYFNFDNYDNECYCFCCVGTQVKRGEEKGKKEGGQMIQADYNYSNVDSVDDFVVHNNQTIETISEIAHKDRIAANERNLKSVYVNDTFVIEQREKAPPEDMLIKRNKSGENIPHALVKLEEEGEKSSGTLAQFEKIHKGKHLIGKSSYRLTPCDFRSGGSYLCCSIDMLKTVNRNIMIRIILQNRGMNFLYFLMKYFAKKGTQKWFSQRGIYSLEGDLTRVRSETGGNIHHLKRSKRGRTLLSFSPLQGETLTDHRVVLKDAHAKLEANKEGRVGGEQHLLEDNPIYKRVLLKNKRGEKNKIKAKNLFYELIKLINIKSYNSRFFLHILEYYADNSDFSALFTLLQTLKYFSDNFCQTVHKSAEFNFYERVKIGKSIHQVGSKRGEERRHHLGVQCKLAEESQRRSGQHLDEYEKSFLKIISYIQNEFRNECTPYIYNFVESVLEAHGIFLLNFDSLYNVKILHHSPGSESIPGVAPNGESVKRNVLNEFPKMQSDVKCHLFRASRSKRCAHNAHICYSMMVKLSRNLLCLNYLSYENVRRKNDIDNSVGKDNSLMQYRQKYLTSNRVNKLHKYILTYLLGNQSYTGIYFFVLMNSKLFRSPQNCNYLVKELYKREHRFCFFSRSSESHLRYLPCYIYSQLRNNLLALSLYNLADIFLYDWEEFSAKGEPVKVGNVHKSSEKKGAQCIQFRAANEGSMPRRVPTDQLHRDETVHHDEALFHAQEGRDPPICPRRDAPYNVNKVANGHMSVEALRKSHHDDTEGANSIVNSLLRRDKDGIPFMSLHVLCFLNFKLFLCIFMFSNVDIFDLKKNKENSPTYVNIYFFKKLTKKFMPSVYEAYFGSKTLLKAKFKIKLEEEKGPNKDLFKLAIRNLEKYAENYLKVGKQGSALQQGGSHNKTGKGSHSLCFENIPIVNKLCTSRWNCTDKKSNLVEAISKMKKRTCSKKKIHHSVMQFEHYYDFFTYNKDLSLKQLLQQTVDETFFKTHFSPFSIFKNIFISEKDDPSLERIDKAASKGREIKENLDGKLHSKKKQRLEAYRLFCSDSLAENKTLRDMYNYRTFFSDVRRGQKTDHYASYLAKIRGGELKRGELNDAMRKSTFCYRQGKCYYDGTPEDTPQHGQNRCSPISKNRFYFLKHFDVKHFLISCQPLVAYHILIINHVQYRHKREGDLSKYLYINNFDTKACNDYLLSSKVHLPLNLAQGLKNVISDLCLQLSIFYFNNNDVLCSVLCFLHLCNVNIEKVKMYILSMKSIYYYFKKNYKRRAFFDKWVKNCVDFLKMDKYTLDDFCKQRKNIFYESFNLTGINYYDLFEKSFIELIVIKLFLDLFKEGVQTDLDAAPLKRENKWVTQNSVSTSETLGIPRKKDEEGGTTVEVPRGDKYTYIETRTNMRDERGICDLSVLHTADTDKLLPRGGNEPRGRSINRTNQSIAIPDEDQISLRGNMNEHLLEEIQPGKQRNSAGVGADYYTTKPESKKMFILILLEKSIQYRIRDKKRKKKKKIL from the coding sequence CTTACGGGAAAAGAACCAAACCTGTCACGGAtggcagcagcagcaggagaaACATCCACAGCAACGACaacaacaaatatataaaaatatttctcataTACTACTTTGAAAAACTGTGCTTTCGCGATAActacaatttatttttgaataaaaagtACAGCATCGAAATGTGCTCGCTGACTTTACACTTTATCATCTCATTTATAGACCActttgtaaagaaaaaacgatcAAGGGGGAACAACTccagaaaaaagaacaatgcaatttttcttgaacttaataaatatatatactttgcTAAACTTTTGATGAATGTACTTCTAAGCAATTCTGAAACGAGAGTAGAACAGACCAGCAGAAGAAATGTGAGCCGGGGAAATGTCTGGGAAGATATGAAatcttttcaaaatttgaatgGCAGATTGCACGAACcaaattttttcagttcCATCTACCTTAGTGTGTACAATATGTATGATTCGATAGCGCAAATATTGTACGTAAAAAAATCGGCCTCCGACAAGATAGGTAAGCTCCTTCAAGGAGATAACACTCTGGACAATGCTAGCAGTAGaggtgaacaaaatggacacGTCAATGGGGCAGCAGAGGGTGAGACTACTCCTCAGCTGAAAAGTaaaggtgataaaaaaagtagcaagTGGAATAATGGAGTGTCGCTACCCCCTGACGAGTCGTTTCGCATCTCTAATGGGGGAACTTCCCAAATGGTGGGGAAACCAAGCACAATTTGTGAGGAAGGAGGAATCACAAAGGGTAGAAGCGTAAAAATGAGTGACCCCTCTAATTCTGACCGTTCGAAGCTAATTATAAGGGGAAGCAATCTTGGGGTTCGCGAAACTGGTCAGGGGTCGTACATCGcatcaaataataaaatggacAATGCTCAAAACATCAGGAATCTCGTTTTTTATCTGTGCTACTGCTTTATCGTCAAtacgaagaggaaaaagaaagcgcTTCCATACTTTTATATGAAAGACGTTCTATACAGAGAGGTCGCTACCTCGAATAAGTTACTTTGTGCCGAGCGCCCCTTCGATAGCGTCATTTACGACATACTCAAAAGCAACGATTTGAGTACAGttatttattacatttaCATGAAGAAGTATGAAttctttttgaatttccTGCTCTTATATTTTAACTACAACCTgctgcacaattttttgcaaagcaaTCGAGACGACTTTGTGAGGACCTTCGTCTATGGCGTTGCTCGGGGGGGTGCGAACAGCGGGGGAAATGAGGCCAATTCGAAGGACGTTCcccagggggagaagaagcctACCAGGGATATGACGACGAAGCAGGCAACGGAGCAGGCGACGAAGCAGGCGACGAAGCAGGCGACGAAGCAGGCGACGAAGCAGACGACGAAGCAGACGACGAAGCAGACGACGAAGCTGAAGATAAAGATAAAGGTAAAGACAAACGAACAGACTAAGGAACGCAAGGGAGAATATAACGCACTTTTCAACAAACTCCTAAGTGCTATTATAAACGATTCTGGAATTACAATTAACAGGGGAGAGACGCACAACTGTAGCCCCTTTATTGATTATTTATTCAAGGCCGAGGGGGGCAACGCTTCACTAATTGgcaaagaaaatgaaaggcTGATTATTCGCAAAAGTGGGGTTGCTTCCGGGGAAATTGCTACCTCGTGGAACTCCACCAATGGGATAGCGAACGGGGGGTACGAGCCGAATGGAGAAATTGGCTGCACAGATAAATGCTCAGTAGTTAAGGGAAACCACAACAGGGATGAAGTGCAAAGGGGTAAAATGAACTGCCCCTATGATAGCCCTGGAATGAACTCCACCCGCAACCGTGTCATTGAAGAACTCTCGATGTACTCCCctcataaaatgaaattcgaagaaaggaagaacacATTGAAGAACACCATATTGAAGATATACAAGATGTACGACACTCTGAATGATAGCttcacaaaattaaaaaacgaaattcaagtgaaaaatataaacacatttttgcattttcaaaatgatataaaaagaattttaaagAAGAACCTAGTAAGTGTAATCATGGAGGTATACAAATTAGTGATGGAAGATAAAGAGGAATGTAATTCGCATTTTAAGGGGAACGTAATGAATCACTTGGTCAGTAATGCGAAgatcccattttgctttatccATTTGAACccccacaaaatggtgataaACTACTATGGAATTATCATATATAGACTCCTATGCAACAATATAGACACATACCTGAACGTGTGTGTACGCATATTAAAAGTACTATGTGTAGATgtgttgaaatttttaaaaaaaattgccctaAATActttgaagaaatatataagaaataaattgCTCCTATTTTTGCGTAAGAATGGCTGCACATTTAGTGTAGCGGATAAGAGGGCCATCAAATTTGTGGCTATTCTGGAACTCTTTTACAGAAATAGCTCCTACGTAGCTGAGTATAACAATGCATACACAGATTATATGTTGAAGAGAAATGTTTTTAATCTTTATCACAGTGCAGCCTTTTTAGGTGCACTGAAGAAGAAACTGCACCATAGTAGCCACAACTACGTTCATGAGAGAATATACAAAGAGAAAAGCCCCTTGAGGGTTCTTACTCTCCTTAACATGTTCGATGCGTCTAACATAGGAAACACCCAGTTTGTCAACCATTTTGACCACGCCTCGCATCTGTATGTGCCGTTCGTTAttcagaattttttcaacacGTACTACGTGCAGGGTGGGAGAGAAAtgcggggggaggaagccatggggaggaaaaaaagggacaaaatgagggacaaaaaatgggacaaaatgaaggacaacaaaagggaaagaaacaaGGCGCATTCGCAAGGTGCAAAAACCATAATAAGCCATTCTTCACTTAACTGGATAAATACCAAACGGAGGGACACGAGGAAATGTCACCTAGTCCGGATGAAAAGGGGTTACTTGATCAAAATCGGGCACAATGGGAGAATGAACAACAAATTGCGCCACACACGCAGGGACCAAGTGGCTATACGTCGGAGCAATAAAAGGGGACCACCCAtttggggaagaaaaaaaaaattaaatatgcacacaaatgagtacatcaaaatatatgaaccGCGTCACACGACAGATTTGTTCTTCGAAAATTTAGAAGGATTACCCCTCGAAGGAAGCAAACAAATGATTGATATTAtgtcccatttggggggaacAGATAGGGATGATATCACCCCCGAGTGGAATCTCCCCTCTGGTGGGCAGAATGagaaaagcacaaaaattgCAGCAAATGATGAAGTACAATTTAATTCTACAATGGTGAATGCTGCCAGAAGTGAATCCAAGAAGAACCCCAGCTGGGAAGAGAAACACTCTAGCAAAATTTCGTGTTGTTATTACACAAGCAGAAGGGGGAATAACAACGTTGTGACATTCAACATGGCGAAAAATTGGATGAAATtgaaaggggaggaagtagACGACTTGACAATTATCAGTTACAAAAATTTCAGCAGCAATGTAATTAGCGAAAGGAGTAATCTGCTCTTGAGGGAAAAAGATTCGTACAGgagttgccaaaaaaaaggaaaaggatattatttcaattttgaCAACTACGACAACGAGTGTTACTGCTTCTGTTGTGTCGGCACTCAGGtaaaaagaggagaagagaaaggtaaaaaagaagGCGGCCAAATGATTCAGGCTGATTATAACTATAGCAATGTCGACTCTGTTGATGATTTTGTAGTGCACAATAATCAGACCATCGAAACCATCTCAGAAATTGCCCACAAAGACAGAATTGCTGCTAATGAGAGAAATCTGAAAAGCGTTTACGTAAATGATACGTTTGTAATTGAGCAGAGGGAGAAGGCACCCCCCGAGGACATGCtcataaaaaggaacaaatcgGGGGAGAATATCCCTCATGCACTTGTGAAACTTGAAGAGGAGGGTGAAAAATCATCCGGGACATTAgcacaatttgaaaaaattcacaaaggGAAACACCTCATTGGAAAAAGTTCTTACCGATTAACCCCGTGCGATTTCCGTAGTGGTGGTTCCTATCTGTGCTGCTCCATAGACATGTTAAAAACCGTAAACAGAAATATCATGATTAGAATTATTCTACAAAATAGGGGCATGAACTTTTTGTACTTccttatgaaatattttgccAAGAAGGGGACCCAAAAATGGTTTTCACAACGTGGGATTTACTCCCTCGAGGGGGATCTTACCAGGGTGAGAAGCGAAACAGGGGGAAACATCCACCATTTGAAGCgctccaaaagggggagaactTTGTTGTCGTTTTCACCTCTACAAGGGGAAACACTCACCGATCATCGGGTTGTCCTTAAAGATGCACATGCCAAACTGGAAGCGAATAAAGAAGGGCGCGTCGGAGGCGAGCAGCACCTTCTGGAAGACAACCCCATTTACAAACGcgtacttttaaaaaacaaacgtggggaaaaaaacaaaataaaggcaaaaaatttattctatGAATTAATCAAACTTATCAACATAAAGTCGTACAactctcgtttttttttgcacatccTGGAGTACTACGCAGATAACAGTGACTTTTCTGCTCTGTTCACCCTTCTGCAAacgttaaaatattttagcgATAATTTTTGCCAAACGGTTCACAAGTCGGCTGAGTTTAACTTTTACGAAAGGGTTAAAATTGGGAAGAGCATCCATCAGGTGGGAAGCAAACGGGGTGAAGAGCGAAGACATCACTTGGGGGTACAGTGCAAACTTGCGGAAGAGTCCCAAAGAAGGAGTGGTCAACACTTGGAcgaatatgaaaaaagttttttaaaaataataagttaCATTCAAAATGAGTTCCGAAATGAGTGCACACCTtacatttacaattttgtcgAGTCAGTACTGGAGGCACATGGGATTTTCCTCTTAAATTTTGACTCATTGTATAacgtaaaaattttgcaccACTCCCCTGGCAGTGAAAGCATCCCTGGTGTggcaccaaatggggaatcCGTAAAAAGGAATGTCTTAAATGAATTTCCTAAGATGCAGAGCGACGTAAAATGCCACCTTTTTCGTGCTAGTCGCTCCAAAAGGTGCGCTCACAACGCACACATTTGCTACTCCATGATGGTGAAACTGAGCAGGAATTTACTATGCTTGAATTATTTATCATACGAAAAtgttagaagaaaaaatgacatagaTAACTCTGTTGGAAAGGACAACAGCCTCATGCAGTACAGGCAAAAGTATCTAACTTCCAACCGGGTGAACAAACTCCACAAGTACATTTTAACCTACCTGCTGGGAAATCAAAGCTACACAGGAATATACTTCTTCGTGTTGATGAACAGCAAGCTATTTCGATCTCCACAGAATTGCAACTATTTAGTAAAGGAGCTTTACAAAAGAGAACAccgtttttgcttctttagCAGATCCTCCGAGTCACATCTGCGTTATTTACCCTGCTACATATATTCCCAGTTGCGCAACAATTTGTTAGCTCTGTCTTTGTACAATTTGGCggacatatttttgtacGACTGGGAGGAGTTTTCCGCAAAGGGTGAGCCTGTCAAAGTGGGAAATGTACACAAaagcagtgaaaaaaaaggagcccAGTGCATCCAATTTAGGGCCGCTAATGAAGGGTCTATGCCACGAAGGGTGCCCACCGACCAGCTTCACCGCGATGAGACAGTTCACCACGACGAGGCGCTATTCCACGCGCAAGAGGGGAGAGACCCGCCAATCTGCCCGCGTAGAGATGCCCCTTACAACGTGAACAAAGTAGCAAATGGGCACATGTCAGTAGAAGCACTGAGGAAATCACATCACGACGATACGGAAGGAGCGAACTCCATTGTGAACTCCCTTTTGAGAAGAGACAAAGATGGTATTCCCTTCATGTCCCTTCACGTGCTatgctttttaaattttaagttATTTCTTTGCATCTTCATGTTTAGCAATGTGGACATCTTtgacttgaaaaaaaataaagaaaatagtCCCACttatgtaaacatatatttttttaaaaaattaacgaagAAGTTTATGCCCTCTGTGTATGAAGCGTACTTTGGAAGCAAAACTCTTTTGAAGGCCAAATTTAAAATCAAgctggaagaagaaaagggcCCAAACAAGGACTTGTTCAAGTTGGCCATCCGAAATTTAGAGAAATATGCGGAGAATTACCTCAAAGTGGGGAAGCAAGGGAGTGCACTTCAGCAGGGGGGCTCACACAACAAAACAGGGAAAGGCTCTCACAGCCTATGCTTCGAAAACATCCCAATAGTCAACAAACTGTGCACTTCTCGCTGGAACTGCACGGATAAGAAGTCCAATTTGGTAGAGGCCATCTcgaagatgaaaaaacgcacatgttctaaaaaaaaaatccatcaTTCTGTGATGCAGTTCGAACACtattatgattttttcaCCTATAACAAAGACTTGTCATTAAAGCAATTGTTGCAACAAACGGTGGACGAAACGTTCTTTAAAACCcacttttcccccttttccatttttaaaaatatttttataagtgAAAAAGATGACCCGTCATTGGAACGTATCGATAAGGCTGCTTCGAAGGGGAGGGAGATAAAAGAGAACCTTGACGGAAAATTACattcaaaaaagaagcagcgCCTCGAGGCGTATCGCTTATTTTGTAGTGACTCCCTCGCTGAAAATAAAACGTTGAGGGATATGTACAACTATAGGACATTTTTTTCGGACGTGAGGAGGGGCCAAAAGACAGACCATTACGCGAGTTATCTGGCAAAAATTAGGGGTGGTGAactaaaaaggggggaattaAACGACGCAATGAGGAAATCTACCTTTTGTTATAGACAGGGCAAATGTTACTATGATGGTACACCTGAGGATACCCCGCAACATGGCCAGAATAGATGCAGCCCGATCAGCAAAAACCgcttctattttttaaaacattttgaTGTGAAGCATTTCCTGATCTCGTGCCAGCCATTGGTAGCATACCACATACTGATCATTAACCACGTCCAATACAGacacaaaagggaaggagacCTATCAAAATatctatatataaataacttCGACACGAAAGCGTGTAACGATTATCTTTTAAGTAGCAAGGTTCATTTACCCCTAAATTTAGCACAAGGTCTAAAGAATGTTATTAGCGACTTATGTTTGCAGCTGAGTATATTCTACTTTAACAACAACGATGTTCTGTGTTCCGTGTTATGCTTCCTACATCTGTGTAATGTCAATAttgaaaaagtgaaaatgtaCATCCTTTCCATGAAgagtatatattattactttaaaaagaattataagAGGAGGGCCTTCTTTGACAAGTGGGTAAAGAACTGTGTGGActttctcaaaatggataaatacaCCCTTGATGATTTTTGCAAACAGAggaagaatatattttacgaAAGTTTTAACCTCACAGGTATCAATTATTATGACTTGTTTGAAAAAAGCTTTATCGAATTGATTGTCATTAAACTGTTTTTAGATCTATTCAAGGAGGGGGTACAAACTGATTTGGACGCTGCTCCcctgaaaagggaaaacaaatgGGTCACGCAAAATAGTGTCAGCACCAGTGAGACGTTGGGTATTCCACGTAAGaaagacgaagaaggggGAACAACTGTGGAAGTGCCCAGAGGGGAtaagtacacatatatagaaACGCGTACGAACATGCGCGATGAAAGGGGTATATGCGACTTGTCCGTTTTGCATACAGCGGACACAGATAAGTTACTCCCCCGTGGGGGGAATGAACCTAGGGGGAGAAGTATCAACAGAACGAATCAGAGCATAGCCATTCCCGATGAAGATCAGATATCCCTGAGAGGAAACATGAATGAACATCTTTTGGAGGAGATCCAACCGGGAAAGCAACGCAACAGTGCAGGGGTAGGGGCAGATTACTACACAACCAAGCCGGAGTCTAAAAAGATGTTCATCCTTATTCTGCTAGAAAAGTCCATACAGTATAGAATAAGGGacaagaagaggaaaaaaaaaaaaaaaatactttaa